The following nucleotide sequence is from Paroedura picta isolate Pp20150507F chromosome 1, Ppicta_v3.0, whole genome shotgun sequence.
aatctactgactttcccgggcccccaggacgttcgcctggcctcaaccagggccagggccttttcgatcctggccccaacctggtggaatgagctcccggaggagctaagagccctgtcggaactaccatctttccgcagggcctgtaagacggagctcttctgccaggcctttggttgaggccaggacagagcccgggttccatccaagatccctaatccatcagccagtttttctctcctctctctcttacagaattaacgtccaaCCTCTGtctgaaaaagggggggaagtggggagagtatagaatagaatgccatctttttattgtaatgatggggtatttatgggattttatgtgattttactttgattttatattttattgtgaaccggcgtgagaccttttggcaaacggcggtatataaatccacctataaataaataaaaataaatatctccCTCCCATAACTTTTCTTTTACCCTATTTGTATTCCATTTCTACTTGGGAAAAGTCtgctttttaaatgaacaaataCAAACAGATGTGTGTTCTGGAGTGAGAACAACACACGTCTCATTTTCAGGGGAAATAATTCTAATAGGATGCTGCTTGCAAGGCACAGGTTAGCCATGTTTTCCCTtcaaaccatttaaaacaaatcAAGGTCATAAATTGAGGAAGATCTGGTGGGGGAGGAATAGTAGTAGTACAAAATAGATCCCCTTGGGATTAGACAGGCACATGGCATGCATGACCTGAGTAGTAAGTGGTATGTTTAGCACCAGTAACTTCCAGTCCAGTATGAGTACAAGGTTCCCAACAAGGaaaatatatgaagggaaaactTCTCTGGGACTTGTAAATAAAGATATGTCATTTATTATAAACTGCAATTTGAATTTCTTGGGACATGTAAAACAATACTTTGCCATCTGAGTCAGGTATACATATTTCCAGTTGTCATCTCCTTGATATTCTTTTTATAAAAGAGCAGCATTACAATACTTGCAAAGGATTCCAGAATGGGTGGAAATGGATGATGCAAAGCCAAGCCCGTATTATTTGTCTCCATTTCCTTATGATATTTTACAAGTAGTTAGGTGCATTGCTTGAAGCCAAAGAACTCAATCAGTTCTAGAAAACAATTGCTTTGAGCTGTTCTAAACAACATCATCCAATTCATTACAGAGTTGTTGATCAAAAAGGCTAATATGTCTTTTCCTTATTTTCGTATAAACCAAACTGGTTGTAAACTTGTGAAATTGATCATTCTTGGTTGGTGTTGAACCTGTGAAGTACTCTTTAAAAATCACATTCTTTTTGTTGATCTCTGTTTCCATTCAAAGTTCCTGAATCTTTTGCATTGGGTGTAGTAATCGATAACCACATCTGCAGGATTACAGGCCTGGGCAAGTTCCTTGTTCACTGAAAAAAAGGATGCAAGCAGAGTGTTAATTTACAACTGTAGGACTAAGAACAGCATTCTGAGGTAGACTGGCTTTGAGATGCTCACTGGAATGGTTCACTTTTTTGTACAACTCTTAATGAGAAATTTGTGAGTTTATACTATGTTGTTGCCACATAACCATAAAATAAGCGTTCCAATATGTACATGATGTGCAACATCGTAAAACAGAAGTGTTCATCTTGAGGGATGGGATGAATGGAAATAGTATATGGGTAAAGAGGGCCAGTCCTTTCCAAGGAGTTgaggcattcaagaaaagtgaaTGATAGAGTGGTCCAAATTCCTTTTTAAAGGAGCACCCATTTACTAGATACCCACTAAGTGGCTTCCAAGGAGAGCAGAAAATGAGACATCAATTCTAAATATGAGAGGTTCTAGACTTGCTTCAAGATGAGCCAGTTGCCCTTTGCTAATAGTTCTGTTTTCCCTCCTGTCAGTTCCTCTCACCTAGACTTATTATATATAGCAGTGCCTGTGCTGGGCCACTGCCGATTTCTTGCCCTACCGCTTCCTTACAaatgggggaagatttcccccaaCGGACACAGTCCCCCCCTGAGATCTGCACGTTCATATGCAGccgggtggaaaggttccaccgCGCTTCACCACAGtgatgtgcgtgtgtgtggggggggtttacTTTCACAAGGGTGGGATTGCATCACAACTCAATCTCACATCCATGGAAATGACAAAAACATcccattcagctccacagcactgcGAAGCTCCACAGCTGAACAGGGCATCTTCTGTCCCTCTTTGGTCAACATAggcgggggaggagctgggtccGATGGTACCCACAGAGAAAAAGGGGAGGTGGAAACTAAACGTGTTCCCTTAATGTGAGGTACTGTAAGCCCTAATCTGAGCCAGGCCTGGGAGAGAGCCTGGCTAGCAGTGACGTCATGTGTAAGGGGGATTAGATCTGTTGCCATGTGCGCGCCAGccctgccttttctccccatGCATGATCAGTCCTAGTGTTACATACTTATCTGAAGTGAGAGGCTGATCCCAACCTAACCAGCAGCAGCTATTGGTATAGTAATTGATGGTAACATTCAAAAACAGCTCTCTGTTTtaaatttgtatattttaaaaatacatgggaTCTGATCGAGTGTGAGTAGCTTAAAACAATGAAAATGACTAACTGTACATTTTATGCTGCACACTTAGAGCATATGTTATTGGAGTTGCAACAGTCTTGGCATTACCATGAGGGAAATGTTGAATCAATAGTTATATAATTGAGACACAAGCACGAGGCAAAAAATATTTAATGATAAGACACCTGAAGAATCATGTTCTATCACCTCTGTAAATGAAAAAATCATGCAAGACATTCATACAGAATATCCTTGATGCAACAttgtataatgttattactgcatGGGATGAGTGATTTAAAGCAACCAATAACTTCAATTGTAAATTCTAAAAACGTAATGTATTACATTCTGAGAAACCAGGAAAATCTGCTTAAAGCCTATTTCATAAATGCCTCCCACACGGCGTTACACTTGGCGGGGACTAATTTACTGGTGGTTCCTAGTCCCTGGAAGgcacatctggcctcgaccagggccaggaccttttcggtcctggcccccgcctggtggaatgaactcccggaggagctttgggccctgcaggatttgccatccttctgcagggcctacaaaacggagctcttccgccaggcttaaaGCTGAGGCTggcgcctcccctttttagatcaccGCCTccctctacatcagcagtgacccctggtttcccggatagttccgccgccatcaggtggtggtggtggtgagggggttggggatTGCTTTTAAGTGTTTATATATATTAGGAGTTTTACAggttttttacatgttgttacatgttagaaatccaataataataataataataataataataataataataataataataataataataataataataataataataataataataaatatcctACAGGTATTTCTACATATGATccatgtaaaaaaggtaaaaggttTTCAGTCTATTCAAAGAAGGCTTATATTGTGAAATGAGATTGCCGCTAATTTTCATGTGAAGTGTAAAAAACCTATCAGGAGGAAGGGATGCACATTGCCTGCCTAGAATGAAGTTCAAGCCACTCAAACTAGAAATGCTCATAAACACAAGAACACATAAGTTGCCTTGCTGTTTGAAGGTAAACTTACAAGTGAAACTGAGTTGGATTTGACCAGCTTTCCATTAGTGTAAAGGAGGAAAGGTAATCTTACCAGCCTCTCTTCTGAACTGTGGCCCTGGTGTTCAGTGGTGATTCTTTCAGTGCACATATGGTATACTAATCCATTTATTTCAGCgtataaatatttttacaagCAATATTTAGAATCCTATAGCCTTTCCTCTGGTGGAAGCAATCTTTCCTACCTTCCCCTTCTTCCAGCTGTCTTGTGTGACCTCTGGCAAGGTATTGTCAGGAGACAAAAAGTCACGTAGAAAAAAAGGCACATTGGgctggtattggggggggggaatcggacAAGATAATTCCTCTTCTATCTTGCAAAAGTTGTAGAATCTGTAGAATTCAATGCTTTGTTTTCCTATGAAGAAACTGCTGTACACGTAACAAGCCTattgatcttttaaaatatatcactGCCCAAGATAGCTTTGCATCAAAGGGAAAGAGGTAGTCTccactagtaaaaaaaaaatctatgttcCAGTCCACAGCTATGATTTTGTGGCAATACAGCTAGCTATTCAAAAGCAAACCTATACAACTTTATATTGGCTTTAAAGCTGTTGGAGTTAAGGAAATGAATAAAATTGATCCTGTAGCAATATTATATATCTCATCCACCAGCACTCTGTATATTATGACTGCACTAGCACCAATGGCATATATTATCAAGCATGACACAAGTACGAAGGCTAACCTGTCTATTGGCTGGGCTCTGTTGAAGGATATGTGTTTAGAATTCTCTCAATTGGCATCAAGGGTGTGTGCGATGAAGTGACGTTTCAAAGTAGCTGGGGGAAGCTTTAATTGATTGCACTCCTCCTTTGCTGCCCAGACTGCTGTACAGTTTTAATTTTTCAGTAAGTTGAAAGCAAGTCTGTTACCGCTggtttggcctccctgcccactcTTTCACATTTCCCGTGTCATTTTTCACTCACCCTCTCTTAGCTTGATCCTGAGGTAggccagcaacagcagcaggagcAAACTCACTGGCAGGAAAATTCCCATGAGAAGAAACCATCCAGGCAGTATATTCACAAACACTGCCAAAATGTAACCCATGTTAGGATGCAGTCTGTGCAGAGGCCTCTAAGAATCAAGCGGCTTGTTTTCCTTTTAGCTTCCCTTGCTCCTGTAGCATGGCCTTTGTTCAGCTCATATTAACTTCTTTCCTCTTGGACTTTGCCTTGTTTATACAAGTCTGTGATTTCTAATAAGAGGGGCTGTGAGTTACAGAGTTACATAGCTACAAAGCTGAAAAATGCTTGTTTGAGTCACCAGGACTTGCCCTGACTGTAGTTTATTGTGGGTAGTATTTTTTCACCATCAGAAATGAATTTGGGTGCTATCTCCAACATTGTTGTGATGTGTTAAACCAGATACTTtaaactttcccctcctgccttaagaAGGCAGAATGCACAAGAAATGAAGGAAGCCATTGCTGCAGAATGCTTTCCTGGTTTCAAAAATTGGAGGTCAGTTTTTGCATTATTAGCCTTGGAGACTGATGTGTATTAGGTGTTTAAGATTTGATAGTGGAAGAAGCCACTGGTATGAAACCTGTTTCATTTTGAAAtatctacttaaaaaaaacactaaaggTTAATTCTAGAACTGGAATCTCTGGAACTGTTCTGGAAATTaaaaggtttctttttaaaataaaaaaaaaaaccctgttaggTGCAAACGCAGGAAAGCAGGGGGATAATCAGAGAAATTATGTTGTTGAGACAGAGTTTGTGTCTTTTATCAATATCAATTACATTTGAGAGCAAACAGCCCAATCTGAGAAGTGAAGCTCTCCTGAACATTTCGGCTCCACAGTAATTGAGCTATACACTTAGAGTGCATTTTAATTGGCACTATGTAATGTATAGGGGGGAAATGGTATGTCCAAACACAGCATGTCGTCAGATGTCCCATGGTGGTTCCAAAATGTTATCCATCAGCCTGGTCATTTTGGGCCACTTATCACATTGTGACTCACCACCAAAATAGACACTTTGTTTCCTAAGAACACCACCTACATAATCATCTTATTGTGCAAGTGAACTGTTATCAAGTTGTCTGAAACCTGTAATCTGCTATAAATATGGCCAACTGTTGAGGACTGCAGGACAAGAACTATGCCAACAAATCCACAGATAGCTATTGCTTATAAAACAGTTGTTTACTTTTGATCGTATCTAGAACATGAAAAAGGTATCTATTTTGTAATCTTCAGAGTCTATCGGCTCTAAGGGTGGAAAATGAGGATGAATTGTGAActagaggatttaaaaaaaaatctagtgctCCCCCCTCAAATATTTACCTCACCTCTGTTTGCTGTTACCCTAGGATGTCTTCCAAATGATTATAAACATTATTTTACCCTGTCAATGGGAATAATGTTCTTACACAATGCAAGAATATAGCTTCCTGAGGGATTACAATTAAAATTTCAGACTAAGAAGACAAAAAAGGATGGGGAATGAACAAGGAAAGAATAGGCTTCATCTATTTCTCAACATGGCCTCATCAGTAGATTCTTATCTGCAGCTTGGAGCCACGTAGAAGGACAAATCTTTTTATAAATATGAGAaagccccagatttgcagaaatcttttttttaaatcatagaagCAGAAactagctttaagaaatgaatgtccTCTGTGGACATTGTTAGGCAGCCTTGAGAATATTGCCAGTTGAAGCCTTTGCATCAGTCAGTAAAAGGTAGGGGAGGGGGCCGGACCCATTTCAGAGTTGTTTGAGAAAGGGCTCATTGGTGCCTGGTCTGTCAGTAACTACCAGGTGACTTGATATTTGTATGCCCCAAGAAGTACCCTTTGCCcttaactgcatactttcagaaCTCTctattactctgcagctctatttctctggaggaacgCAGGACCCAGCAAGTCCAAAAGTCCGAACAAAATCTTAATCCTCTATTGCACCCAACCACATCTTTTTTTTCATCTGATTGTGTGTTAAATTGTGTAACTGTTGTTAGCAGTTAGGATggagggaaaactgaagataAAGGAAAGTTAGCTTAGTATGGGAAGAAGGAAGTAGAAGAAGGAAAGAAGCTATGGGAGTTTCagtgaagggaaagaggaaatagtggggaaggGAAAAATGAGATTCTCACTCGTGGGTACTTTGTGACATGTTGTTTCTATCAGCTGGTGGGACCCATGCAGCCTCCTATTattttgggaaatccaggtttaTTAAACTATAAACCTTCCCTTTAGTTACCAAGTATTCTAAAGATCTGTGTCTAGACGTTGAATATTCTGCTGTGAAATATGGAGGTCACTGAGGCAGGAATTATATATTAACAACAAAGTAGATTTAATAATTTGCAAGTAGGTTTCAAGCAGCACAGATAGACAAACAAGAAACCTAGCTGAGGAATGTCAATTTAGAGAATAGTTTCAATTGTCTGTTACTTTCAAGCATAGCCACTAATTTggatcctctctcacacacagaattCCACCTATATCTTTGGCATGCTGCAATTTCTTTCCCAGAAAAAGGCCATTTTCCCTGCTTGACTTTGAAAAACTATTGTGCTCTTCAGGATTTATTAGTGGTATGTCACTACATTAGAAGCCTCATTTAATTCATAGACATATAGATTTACAGTACTGGTTTGCCCCTTGAAGAAGTCTGATGTTcttggaattgttgttgttgttgttagatgcgaaatCATGTCCGTCCCATCAcgac
It contains:
- the SMLR1 gene encoding small leucine-rich protein 1 — its product is MGYILAVFVNILPGWFLLMGIFLPVSLLLLLLLAYLRIKLREVNKELAQACNPADVVIDYYTQCKRFRNFEWKQRSTKRM